The Streptomyces lienomycini sequence CGTGACACCAGGGATGCTCGGTGCGGCGGGCGGGCGGTACAAGCACCGCCCGCGGGTGTCGGCGCCGAGTGCCTCCATGCGCCCCCCGGCGCGTCAGGCCCGGCGCTCCCACTGGTCCCCGGCGTACCTCTCGCGATGGGCGAAGGCGGCACGCAGGTCCGGTTCGCCGATCGCGTGCACGCCCCGCACGGCGACCGAGGTGAGGAACGTACGGTCGTCCGCCGTGCCGTCGGCCTGCCGGACGAGGGCACCGATCAGCCGCTGCCCGGCCGGGGAGGCCCAGCGTGAGTACGGGTGGACCTCCAGCCGCGTGAGGGCGAGGCAGCCCAGGGTCAGGGCGAGCGGCAGCGCGAACCAGAGGGCGATCAGCGGGCGCGGTTCCGTGGCGGGCAGCGGCAGCGCCAGGGCGACCAGGCCGAGCGCGCACACGCTCACCGCGGCGGCCCGCACCCGCCGCACCCCGGCCGCCACGCCACCGGCGCCGCCGTCGGGTACGGCGAGGCCCGCGCCGACCAGCCGGTCGGCCAGCCCCCGCACCGCCTCCGCGGTGGCCGCGGTGGCCCGCACCGGCGCTATCCGGGACTGCCCCCCGGGGCCTATCGCCCCTATGACCGACCGCTCCATGTCGTCCCGCCCGCGCGGGTCGACGACGGTCGCCCAGCCGGTGTGCGCGAGCAGCAGCCGACGCTGGCGTGCCATGGAGACCAGTGTCAGGTCGGCCACCCGGCGCGGGCCCCCGGACAGGAACGCCGCCTCGTACAGCGTCAGCGCGTGCTCCCGGGCGGCGGCGGGCGCGACGACGGCCGCCGCGCGCACGGCGGCCAGGCACAGCCGCAGGCAGGCGAGGCCCGCGACGACCCAGGCCGACAGGAGGAAGAGGACCCAGAACATGCCGTATGTCTATGCCAAAGGGTTTCGCCGGCGCCATGCCCTGTTCACATTCCGGGACACGGTGTTGCGGGTGTGTGACGTTCCGTTTGGTCCCGTTCCGTGCTGCCCCCCGTGGGTGTCTCCGCGTCAGCGGCCCAGCAGGACGCGCCGGGTGGCGCGGGCCAGCCGGACCCCGGGACGCGCCGACCGCGGCACCGGCCCCGACCGCTCCAGCCACCACTCGCGCACCGCCCGCCGCACCCCCGGGGCCGCGCCCCCGGGCGCCGTCCGCAGCAGGTGCTCGGCGAAGTCGAGGGCGTCGCGCCGGTATCCGCCGGTCATCGGGCGCCCCTCGGCGTAGGCGAGGAAGGCCGGCCGGTAGTCGGCGCCCAGGAGGACCGGCAGTTCGGGGGCGACCTTCGCGACCACGTCCGCGCGCTTCCCGGCGAGCGCCCGCGCCTGCACCCCCAGCCGTACCCCGTCGAACCCCTCGGGGACGGGCGCTCCCGCGACCAGCGCCGCCAGCAGCGCGGCCTGCGCCAGCCCGACCCGCTGCCGTACGGCGTCGTCGGCACCGGCACCGGCACCGGCACCGGCACCGGCACCGGCACCGGCACTGGCACCGGAACCGGCACCGGCGCGCGAGGCGGGCGGTGCCGCCCGGTCGCCGGTGGCGGCCGGGCCCGCCGCCCGCCCCTTCGCGACGGCCGTGCGGATCGCCGCCACCTCGCCCTCCAGCTCGTGCCCTGCGGGGAAGTTGTCGTCGCGTTCCAGCAGGACACCCGGCGGTGCCACGCGCGAGGCGAGGTCGGTCAGGATGTCGAGGACCGGCCGCGGGACGGGATGGGCGTGGCTGTCGTGCCAGACGCCGTCCCGCTCGAAGCCGCCCGCGACATGAACGTAGGCGAGGGCCTCCAGGGGCAGTTCGGCGAGCGCCTCGGCGGGGTCCTCGCCGCGGTTGACGTGATTGGTGTGCAGGTTCGCCACGTCGATCAGCAGCCGCACCCCCGTACGGTCGGCCAGCTCGTACAGGAACTGTCCCTCCGTCATCTCCTCGCCCGGCCAGGAGACGAGCGCGGCGATGTTCTCCACGGCGAGCGGCACCGGCAGCGCGTCCTGCGCGATGCGCACATTCTCGCAGAGCACGTCGAGGGCGTCGCGGGTGCGCGGCACGGGCAGCAGGTGTCCCGCCTCCAGCGGCGGCGAGGCGGTCAGCGCCCCGCCCGCCCGGACGAACGCGATGTGCTCGGTGACCAGCGGCGACCCCAGGACCTCCGCCCGCTCGGCCAGCGCCGCCAGCCGCCCCGCGTCCGGCCGCCGGGCGTCGCCGAGCCCGAGCGAGACGCCGTGCGGCACGACGGTCACCCCGCGCTCGCGCAGCCGCAGCAGCGAGTCGGGCAGATGCCCGGGACAGAGGTTCTCGGACACGGCCTCGACCCAGTCGATGCCGGGCATCGACTCGACGACGTCCGCGATCTCCGGCCGCCATCCGACACCGGTGCCCAGTCGCGCGATGGATCGCATGATCGCGTCCCCCTTTCCTGCGCACATGCTCGGGGTATCGCCCACCCGGTCCGGTGCCAACCCCGGGGAGGGCCGGTTCAGAGGAACATCTGAGGTTCGCGCCGCCCAGTAGGCTCCGGCCATGGCGACGCACGAGCGCGAGATCACCGGACCCGTCGACCTCTGCCTGCCCGACGGCCGGCTCGACCCGGCGGCCGTCGGCTGGTCCCGGGTGCCGCTGCACCGGGCGAACCTGCGGGGCTGGGGTCGCACCAAGCGCTGGGAGTACTGGTGCGTGACCACGCCCACCCACCTGGTGGCCCTGACCGTCAGCGACCTCGACTACCTCGCCCTGAACACGGTGTACCTGCTGGAGTACGCGGCGGCGGGCCGCGAGTTCGAGCGCGCCGCGATCGTCCCGGCCGGCCGCGGCGTCCGCCTCCCGGACACCGTCGCCGGCACCCCGGGCGCCGGGGACGTCGTCGTGGGCCCCGAGCGGCCGACCCGGGGCAAGGTGCGCGTGGAGATCCGCGACGAGCACGGCGGTACGCGCCTGAGGGCCCGCTGCCTCGATCCGGACCGGCTGCCCGTCGAGGTCGACCTGCTGGTCGCGCGGCCCGAGGGCCACGAGTCGCTCTCGGTCGTGGTGCCGTGGAGCGAGCGGCGCTTCCAGTACACGTCCAAGCACACCGCCCTCCCCGCCGCCGGCCGCGTGCGGATCGGCACCGAGGTCCTCGGCTTCGGCGGGGACGACGGCGAGGCCTGGGCGGTGCTGGACCACGGGCGGGGCCGCTGGCCGCGCACGGTCGACTGGAACTGGGGCGCCGCGTCCGGCCGCACGGACGGGCACACGGTGGGACTCCAGTTCGGGGGGCGCTGGACCGCGGGCACCGGGGCGACCGAGAACGGCCTCTGCGTGGACGGCCGCCTCACCAAGATCGGCGAGGAGCTGGACTGGCGCCGGTCGCCCTCCGGCCCGCAGGCCCCCTGGACGATCCGTACGCCGTCGTCCGACCAGGTCGACCTGACCTTCACGCCGTTCCACAACCGCTCCGCGCACACCAACGCCGGCCTCGTCGTCAACCGCACCGACCAGCGCTTCGGCCACTACGACGGCCGGATCCGCACCGACGACGGCACGCGCATCGCCGTGAACGGGCTCCTGGGCTGGGCCGAGGACGTCCACATGCGCTGGTGACCGTCACTCAATACGGGCGAGCGCGGGGTGGTCCGCCACCACCGTGCAGGAGCCCGGCGCGATCTCCGTGAACCCGGCGTCGCGCACCACGGGCAGGCCGCCGGTGGTGAGGCCGTCCCAGCGGGCGGGGTCCGCGGTGCGCACCGACAGCGGGAACCCCGCGTCGCGCCACGCCGCCCGCTCGGCTCCCGACAGCTCCCACCAGGCGAGCTGCGCACCGTGGCCCGCCTGGGCCATCGCCTTGCCCGCCGACATGTCCAGGCCGGGGTTCAGCCACAGCACCGGCGCCGACGGGTCCGCGTCGAGCGGGGGTTCGGGGTCGGCGAGGTCGGTGCCGGAGACCTGGAGGCGGGCCAGGTCCTTCGGCCAGCCGTCCAGCGGGACCGGCGGGAAGACCCGCACCTCGGCGGTCCTGCCGGTGACCGTGACGCCGGGCAGCGCCCCGGCCCGCCGCCACTCGGCGCCGCGCGCCCGCCGCACGACCTTGCGGATCCGCGCGTCCTGCCAGTCCCGCATCGCCCGCGCCCACTCGCCGTCCCCGGCCGACCGCTCGTCGGCGAGCATCACCAGCACCGCCCGGGCCGCGGTCTCCAGCGCGTCGGTACGGGGCGGGGGCGCCGCCCGCTCGATGCGTACGACCAGCGGCAGGACGAACTGCGGCGCGAGGTCGCGGTCGCCGGGCTCGGGACGGAAGGGGCTGTCGGGGGCGGAGACGGGGGCGGGGACGGGCGTCGTCGGATCGTTGCTCACGCCCTACAGTCTGCCAACCCGGCGCCGGGCCCCGCTCGCCGCCGCCGCGACCGACCGCGCTCGGCCCGCGCAGGTCAGCCCGAGCAGGCCGTGCGCTGGGCCTCCTGCCACTCGCAGACCGGGCAGAGGGTGATGCCCTTGTACGACTCCGGGTACTCCGTCGGCTCCCGGCACAGGACGCAGTCGGCGTACGGCGGTCCGGCGGCCCCGGGAGGCCGGACCGCGTCGATCAGGCAGTAGTCGTCCGAACCCCGGTCGTCGTCGCTCATGCCTCCAGGGTAGGCCCGTCAGCGGTGCGTGTTCGCGGCGCCGATCAGCTCGGAGACCTTCACGAAGCGGTACCCCTGGCGGCGCAGCTCGGGCACCACCGCCCGCACCACCTCCTCGGTCACCGGGGCGGCGCTGCGCGTGCAGTGCATGACGACGACCGAACCGGGCCGCACCCCGTCGAGGACCTGCCGGGTCACCGCGTCGGCGTCCGTGGCGAACGCGTCCCCGCTCACCACGTCCCACTGCACGGCGGTGACGCCGGTGGCGGCCAGTTCCTTGAGCGCCGCCTTGTCGTAACAGCCGCCGGGGAAGCGGAAGTACGGCATCGGGTTCGCCACCCCGGCCTTCTCGAACGCCGTGTACGCGCGCTCCAGGTCCGACCGCATCCGGTCCTCGGAGACGGTGGGCAGGCCGTAGCAGTCGTCGGTGTAGGCGTAGTGGCTGTAGGAGTGGTTGGCGATCTCGAAGCGCGGGTCGCGGCCGATGGAACGGGCCTCGTCCGGATACTCCTCGGCCCAGCGGCCGGTCATGAACACCGTGGCGGGCACCTTCAGCTTCCGCAGGGTCGCGATCAGCCGGGGGTTGTCGAAGTGTTCGCCCGCCGCCGCCCGCGGCCCCTGGTCGGCGGTCATGTCGGCGTCGAAGGTGAGGGCGACCAGCTTGCCGTCCGGTGCCCCGGCCTTGTCGCGGTCTGTGCGGGGGCCGTGTTCGAAGACGGGGGTGAGGCCCCCCGGGCCGGGGGCGAGCGTGGGCGTCCGGGAGGGGGACGGGGCGGCGGGGGCCGAGGGCGCGGGGCGGGGGGCCTGACGCCCTGCCTCGGTGGTTCCGCAGCCGGCCAGTGCGGCGCCCAGGACACAGAGCGCGGTCGCGCGTCGTAGTCGTCGGAGAGTGATCACCGCACGAACATAGGAGTGAGATGTTCGGTTTGTATGACTATCAGGGGTGACGTGCCGCCCCCGTCACCCGCCCGGCCCACGTACCGGTGTCAGATGTCCCGCTGCTCCAGCGGCTTCGTCGCCGGGCCCTCGACGACCTTGCCGTCCGTGTCGAAGCGGGAGCCGTGGCAGGGGCACTCCCAGGCGCGTTCGGCCGCGTTGAAGTCGACGAGGCAGCCCAGGTGGGTGCAGCGCGGGGAGACCGCGTGCAGCGCGCCCTCCTCGTCCCGGTAGACCGCGACCCGGTCGCCGCCCGCCCGGACCACCGCGCCCTCGCCCGGCGGCAGCGCCTCCACCGGAGGGGCGGACCGCAGCCGGTCGCCGACGAAGTGCCGGGCCACCTCGGCCTGCGTCCTGAGCAGCGCCGGCGCCTCCCGCACCGCCGTGCGCAGCCGCCGCGGGTCGTACAGTCCGCTCCACGCGCACTCCTCGCCGCTGATCTGCGCGGTGAGCAGCCGGCCCGCCATCATGCCGCCGCTCAGACCCCAGCCGCCGAAGCCGGTGGCGACGTACGCGTGACGGGCACCCTGGTGCAGCGGGCCGACCATCGGCACGGTGTCGGTGGGGTCGATGTCCTGCGTGGCCCAGGCGTGGGTGCGGTCGGCACCGGGGAAGTGCTCGTCCGCCCAGGCGGCCAGGGTCTCGAAGCGCTCCCGGGTGTCGCCCGTGCCCGGCGTGAAGTGCTCGCCGGTGACGATCAGCAGCCGGCGGCCCGGGTCGGTCAGGGGCGCCGTGCGCACCGAGCGGGTGTTCTCCTCCGGCGTGATGTACATGCCGTCGACGTCGCGGTCGGCGTCGACGGTCCCAGCGACGACCAGTTCGCGGCGCGGGGAGAGGCGGGCGAAGAGCAGGGCGCGGTCGAAGACCGGGTAGTGCGTGGCGACCACGACGTCCCGGGCGGTGACCGTCGCCCCGGCCTCCGTCCTCACCCGGCAGGGCTCGCCCTCGTCCAGGCCCTGGACGGTGGTGTCCTCGAAGATCCGCCCGCCGCGCGCCTCCAGATCCGCGGCGAGGGCCAGCAGGTACTTGACGGGGTGGAACTGGGCCTGGCCGGTCACCTTCACGGCCCCCGCCACCGGGAACGGCAGCCCGGTCTCCGTCACGAACGACGCGGGCAGCCCCGCCTCCTTCGCCGCGGCCGCCTCGGCGCGCAGCTCCTCCACGCGGCCCGGGTCCCGGACGTAGGTGTACGCGTCGCGCGTCTCCCAGTCGCAGTCGATGCCCAGCTCGGCGACGATCCCGGCGGCACGCTCGATCGCCTCGGACTGCGAGCGGGCGTACAGCCGGGCGCCCTCCGGGCCCCGGGTGCGGCGCAGCTTGTCGTAGACCAGGGTGTGCTGCGCGGTCAGCTTGGCGCTGGTGTACCCGGTGACGCCGGCGGCGACCCGCCCGGCCTCCAGGACCGCGACACCGCGCCCGGCCCGCGCCAGCTCCCAGGCGGTGCTGAGCCCCGCGACCCCTGCACCGATCACGGCGACATCGACGTCGAGGTCCTCCGCGAGCGCGGGACGGGGCGCACCGCCCGGTGCCGTCTGAAGCCAGTACGAGCCGTTGACCTGCACGTTCTGAGTCATGCGGCCCGAGTACCCCGGGGCCGCCGCTTCAGTGGCCGGACCGTGCGCCCCGTGGACGCCGCCGTGCCGCCGCCGCTACCTGCGCCAGGGACCCGTCACCGCGAAGGTGGTGCCGGGCGTGTAGCAGTTGACGTACATCGTGTCGCCGTCGGGGGAGAAGGTGACGCCGGCGAACTCACCCCACTCGGGCTCCTCCTCGGTGCCGATGTTCTGGGCGCCGCGGGCCATGGCGTACACCTCGCCGCGCCGGGTGACGCCGAAGACGTGCTGGGCGCCGTTGCCGTCCTCGCAGACCATGAGGCCGCCGCTGGGGGCGAGGCAGATGTTGTCCGGGGACTCGCCCGGCAGCTGGACGTCGGTGTCCGGGCCGAAGACGATCACCAGGGTGAGCCGGCGCCGCTCGGGGTCGTAGCGCCAGATCTGCCCGTAGTGGTCGGCGGCCGATCCCTCGTCGCTGTGGGCGAAGGACGACACGAAGTACACGCTCCGTCCGCCCCAGTAGCAGCCCTCCAGCTTCTGCGCGTGGGTGATGCCGCCCCGGCCGAAGTCCTGGAAGCGGATCGGTGTCCCGTCGGCCAGCGGGTCGGGGACGTCCACCCACTCGATACGGTCGAAGGTGGCGCCCGTCTCCTGGATCGAGGACAGGTCGGGCACCCCGGGCACGCGCATCGCCTGGAGCCTGCCGCCCGCCCGCAACGAGCCCCGGCCGCCCAGCGGCTTCTCGGGCAGGAACCGGTAGAAGAGGCCGAACGGCCGCTCGAAGGCGTCCTCCGTCTCGTAGACGACGCCCCGCCGCGGGTCCACGGCGATCGCCTCGTGCTGGAAGCGGCCCATGGCGGTCAGCGGCACCGCGCCCGTGCGGTGCGGTTCGACCGGGTCGACCTCGAAGATGAAGCCGTGGTCCTTGGTGTAGCCGTTGGTACCGGCCCGGTCCTCGGTCTCCTCGCAGGTCAGCCACGTGTGCCAGGGCGTGGGCCCGCCCGCGCAGTTGACGGCCGTACCGGCGACGGCGACCCGCTCGGACAGGACGTGGTTGCGGGAGTCCAGCTCCAGCGCCGTACAGCCGCCCTTGCCCTCCGGGTCGTACGTCAGGCCCTTGACCGTCGGGACCGGGACCCGGCCGTCGGCGCGGTTCTCGTGGTTGCGGACGAGGTGGGTGCGGCCGTGTCTGCCCGGGAAGGCCGACATGCCGTCGTGGTTGGAGGGCACCCTGCCCTCGCCGGAGCGCAGGTCGTCGCCCTCGCGGGACAGCACCCGGTAGTGGAAGCCCCGGGGCAGGTCGAGCAGGCCGTCGGGGTCGGGGACGAGGGCGCCGTAGCCGGTGTGGCCCAGGGACTGGGCGGCGGCGGTACCGGCGAAGAGTTCCGAGAGGGCGCCGGTGAAGGCGATGCCTGCGCCCAGGGCTCCGGTACGGGCGAGCACCTCGCGTCGGGTTGCGGACATGGGGAAACCTTCCTGCTGGCGGACAGGACTGTGACCCCGCTGTGTCTATCACCTGCCAGGAGTCCCGGGAACCACGCGTGTCGCTCGTGTCACGCCTCGGCCGGGTGGCCGGGGGAGCCGCCCGGCACCTCCCCGCGGGGGCGCGCGGGGAAGTGCCGGACGGGGTCGGTGCGCTACACCGCCGCCTTCTCCGGTTCCGTGACCTTCACCGGGTCGGTGCCGGCGGCGCTGTGCCGCTCGGCCCAGTTCTCCAGGGCCGTGCGGCAGGCGTGGTCCAGGTGGTGCAGCCCCGACAGGTCCAGCTCGACGGGGCGGTCCTGCGGCAGCGCCTCCAGGCTCTCCAGCATCTTCGGCAGCCGCAGGAAGGTCGCGTTGCCGGTCAGGTGGGCCTGGACGGGCCCGGCGCCCTTGTCGACGACCTCCAGCCTCAGGTGCGAGGCCTCCCAGGCCGTCTTGACCACGGACAGGGCCAGACCGATCAGCACGCCCTCGAACATGTTCACCGCGACGATCGAGACGGCCGTGACCACCAGGATCAGCGCCTCGCCCCGGTGCCCGCGCCACAGCGACACGAGCCCGCGGAACGGGATCAGCTTCCAGCCCGCGTGGACCAGGATGCCCGCCAGCGCGGGCAGCGGGATCAGGGCCAGCGCGGACGGCAGCAGCGCCGCGAACAGCAGCAGCCACACGCCGTGCAGCACCCGGGACGCCTTGGTCCGCGCGCCCGCGCCGACATTGGCGGAGCTGCGCACGATGACCGCGGTCATCGGCAGCGCGCCGAGCACCCCGCACACCGTGTTGCCCGCGCCCTGCGCCATCAGCTCCTTGTCGTACTGGGTGCGCGGCCCGTCGTGCAGCCGGTCCACCGCGGCGGCGCTGAACAGGCTCTCCGCCGAGGCGATCAGGGTGAAGGCGACGATCGTGCCGAGGAAGCCCGCGTTCGCCAGCTCGCCGAACGCGTCGGCGCCGGGCGGCTGGAGGGAGTCCAGCAGACCGTTGACCTCGACCGTGGCGACCGGCAGACCCAGCGCCGCGGTGACCGCCGTGGCCGACGCGACCGCGGCCAGCGCGCCGGGCAGCGTCCGGGCCCGCTCCGGCAGCCGCTTCCACAGCACCAGCACGGCGACGGTGCCCGCGCCGAGGGCGAGCGAGACGAGCGCCTCGGTGCTGCCCAGCGCGTCGGCGGCGGCCCCGGGCAGGCCGGTGAGCTTGTCGATGCCGGAGGCGGGCGCCTCCAGACCGGCGGCCGAGTAGAGCTGACCGGCGATGAGCACCAGGCCGATGCCGGCCAGCATGCCCTCGACGACGGAGAGGGAGATCGCCCGGAACCAGCGCCCCAGCTTCAGGGCGCCCATCACGAGCTGGACGATGCCCGCGGCGAGCACGATCACACCGAGCGCGGGCAGTCCGTACTGGTCGACCGCGCCGAAGACCAGCACGGTCAGACCGGCGGCCGGACCGGAGACCTGGAGGCTGCTGCCCGGCAGGAACCCGGTGACCAGGCCGCCCACGATGCCGGTGACCAGGCCGAGTTCGGCGGGGACGCCGGAGGCGACGGCCACGCCCACGCACAGCGGGAGCGCGACCAGGAACACGACGAGCGAGGCGGTGAGGTCATGGCGCCAGTGCGGGAACCTCCGGCCCCGGTCGGATATGGAGGCCATGCCGGCGCTCACAGGGTTTCGAACGTGTCGGTGTCCGCGCGGTACTGGCGCACGAGGCCGGTGTGGACCTCGTAGTACCAGCCGTGCGTCCGCAGCCGGCCCTCCGCCAGCCGCCGTTCGACGCAGGGGTAGGAGCGCAGGCGCAGCAGCTGCGCCAGTACGTGGTGGCGTACGGCGTCGGCGACCGCGGGGTCGGCGGGGTCGCACGGTCCCGGCTCGTCGGCCGCGTGCGCCAGCCAGTCGCGCACGGCGGGCACGGCGGTGAGGTCGTCGCCGCGCACCAGCGCGCCGACGGCGCCGCAGTGCGAGTGACCGCAGACCACGATGTCGGTGACGCCGAGGACCTGGACGGCGTACTCGACGGTGGCCGCCTCGCCGGAGGGGTGCTCGGCGTCGTGCGGCGGGACGATGTTGCCGGCGGTGCGCAGCTCGAAGAGCTGGCCGGGCCGGGCGCCCGTGATCAGGGCCGGTACGACCCGGGAGTCGGAGCAGGTGACGAACAGGACTTCGGGCGACTGGCCCTCGGCGTGCCCGGCGAACTCCTCAGGGCGCCGGCCGAACGTACGGGCGTGGTCGATGAGGGGTTGCATGATGCTGGTTTCCTCCTGGCGCGCGGTGGGGGCGCGTCGGACGGGTGGGACAGAGGTACAGAGGTGGGGGATGTGCCGGCCGCCCGTCAGCAGCGGAAGACCTGAAGTGCCGCCGGGGAGTGGTCCGTCGGCGGTCTGGACCGGTGACCGGGCTCCGTGCCGGACGCCGCGGGCGCCTCCGCGGCCGACGTGTTCCGGTGCGGGAGCGGGCGTTCGGCCGGCTCGGGCCGGGGTGCGGAGGCGGTGCGGTGCCGGTCGCGAAGGCGCGCGGGACCGTGGGCGTTCCCGGACCTGCCCGAGTCGTGGCACGCGACGCGCTCCTCGTGCGACGCCGGGCCCGAGAGGACGACTCCGGGCTGGGCGTTGGCCACGACATCACGGCTCGTATGCGCGAATGCGAAGGATGCCGACGGAGCGAAGAACTGGAGGGCCACCAGGACGGCGGCGAGAAGCGGAACCCGCGTCCGCGCGGCGGTGCGCGGGATCATGTGGCCCCCCTCCAGGCGGTTCACGCCTCAACTGTCTGTCGGTGCAGGGTCGGTGCGCCGACATGGCATGCCCAACGCATGGTCAACGAAAGGTCAATGCGCGGTCAAGAAACACGTTAACCCTGCAAAGAGCTTTGCAGGGTTAACGCAGCGTTACGGGCGGAAGTGCGCCTGAAAATCGCGGGTGGGTTGGCGGGAACGGGCCGTTTTGGACTCAGGCGGTCTCGACGAGTCGCGCCGCGTCCCGGGCCAGCGCGGTGAGCCGGGAGATCGCCCGGAAGTACTTCTTGCGGTACCCGCCCTTCAGCATCTCCTCGCTGAAGAGCCGGTCGAAGGGCAGCCCGGAGGCCAGGACGGGCACCTCGCGGTCGTAGAGCCGGTCCGCGAGCACCACGAGCCGCAGCGCCGTCGACTGGTCCGGCACCGGACGCACCCCGGTGAGGCACACGGCCGCGAGGTCGTCGGTCAGGGCGCCGTAGCGGCTCGGGTGGACGCGGGCGAGGTGGTCGAGGAGGGCGGCGAAGTCGTCCAGGGAGGCACCCTCGGTGGCCTGCGCCGCGCGGGTCACCTGCGCGTCGGAGTACGGCGCCGGGGCCTTCGGCAGACCGCGGTGGCGGTAGTCCTCGCCGTCGATGCGCAGGGCGCGGAAGTGCGCGGACAGGCCCTGGATCTCGCGCAGGAAGTCCACCGCCGCGAAGCGGCCCTCGCCCAGCTTGCCGGGCAGCGTGTTGGAGGTCGCGGCGAGCGCGACGCCCGCCTCCACGAGCCGGGCGAGCAGGCTGGAGACGAGGACGGTGTCGCCCGGGTCGTCGAGCTCGAACTCGTCGATGCACAGGAGGCGGTGCCCGGAGAGGGTCCGCACGGTCTGCTGGAAGCCGAGGGCGCCGACGAGGTTGGTCAGCTCCACGAAGGTGCCGAAGGCCTTGCGGGAGGGGTCGGCGGGGGTGGCGTGCCACAGGGAGGCCAGCAGGTGGGTCTTGCCGACGCCGTAGCCGCCGTCGAGGTACACGCCGCGGGGTCCGGCCGGGGTCTTCGGCGTCCTGCCGCGGCCGAACCCGAGGAAGCCGCGCCTGCCGCCCGCCGTGCCGGGAGCCTCGCCCAGTCCGGCCGCGAAGCCCTCCAGCACCCGTACGGCCTCGCTCTGGCTGGGCTGGCCCGGGTCCGGGATGTACGTACCGAAGCGGACCGAGTCGAAGCGCGGCGGGGGCACCATCTCGGCGACCAGGCGGTCCGCCGGGACGTGGGGCTCGCGGGCGCACAGCGAGAGCGCGGCCGGAGCCGTCCCGGATATCGGGGCGGGACCGGAGGCGGAGGAGGAGGACGACACGATCGTCAATGGTAGAGCCTCTCCCGGGGGCCTCGCCGTCCCGGCGCCGGAGGGGGCGGTGACCACCCCGGACCGGGCCGGTGACCGGCGTGGTGTGCGCGGCCCGCACGCGTGGAACACTGCACCGCATGCGACGCCTGTACCCCGTGCCCCCCGCCACTCCTGTGACCGATCGGACCGCCGGCCCGGGCGGCCGCGACGGCACGGGCGCGACGGGCGGAGCAGGCGCGACAGACGTGACGGGCATGACAGACGTGACGGGCACGACAGACGTGACGGGCGCGACAGGCGTGACCGGCGCGACAGACGTGACGGGCGCGACAGGCGTGACGGGTACGACAGGCGGGGCGGACGGGACCGACCGGGAGTGGAGCCTGGCCGAGCTGGCCGCCGCCTACGCCTATCCCGAGCCGGACGGGCGGCGGGAGACGTGGCTGCGGGCCAACATGGTCTCCACCCTCGACGGCGCCGCCCAGCACGACGGCCGCTCCCAGCCCATCTCCAGCGCGGCCGACATGCGGATCTTCGGCACCCTGCGCGCCCTCGCGGACGTGGTGATCGCCGGCGCCGAGACCGTGCGGCAGGAGGGGTACCGCCCGGCCCGGGCGCGGGCGGACTTCGCGGACGCGCGGCGGGCTGCGGGCCAGGGCCCCGTGCCCGCGGTCGCGGTGGTCAGCGCCAGCCTCGAGCTGGACTTCTCCCTGCCGCTGTTCACCTCCCCCCTCGTGCCCACCCTGCTCCTGACCGGGGCCGCCGCGGCCCCGGACCGGATCGCGGCCGCCGAGAAGGCCGGCGCCCGGGTGGTGATCGCCGGTGACGGGGTGGGCGTGGACCCCGCCCGCGCCCTGCGGGCGCTCGCCGCGCTCGGCCACACCCGGCTGCTGACCGAGGGTGGTCCGCGGCTGCTGGGGCAGTTCGTCGCCGCCGGGGTGCTCGACGAGCTGTGCCTGACCGTCTCGCCGA is a genomic window containing:
- a CDS encoding DUF2804 domain-containing protein, giving the protein MATHEREITGPVDLCLPDGRLDPAAVGWSRVPLHRANLRGWGRTKRWEYWCVTTPTHLVALTVSDLDYLALNTVYLLEYAAAGREFERAAIVPAGRGVRLPDTVAGTPGAGDVVVGPERPTRGKVRVEIRDEHGGTRLRARCLDPDRLPVEVDLLVARPEGHESLSVVVPWSERRFQYTSKHTALPAAGRVRIGTEVLGFGGDDGEAWAVLDHGRGRWPRTVDWNWGAASGRTDGHTVGLQFGGRWTAGTGATENGLCVDGRLTKIGEELDWRRSPSGPQAPWTIRTPSSDQVDLTFTPFHNRSAHTNAGLVVNRTDQRFGHYDGRIRTDDGTRIAVNGLLGWAEDVHMRW
- a CDS encoding TIGR04222 domain-containing membrane protein; the protein is MFWVLFLLSAWVVAGLACLRLCLAAVRAAAVVAPAAAREHALTLYEAAFLSGGPRRVADLTLVSMARQRRLLLAHTGWATVVDPRGRDDMERSVIGAIGPGGQSRIAPVRATAATAEAVRGLADRLVGAGLAVPDGGAGGVAAGVRRVRAAAVSVCALGLVALALPLPATEPRPLIALWFALPLALTLGCLALTRLEVHPYSRWASPAGQRLIGALVRQADGTADDRTFLTSVAVRGVHAIGEPDLRAAFAHRERYAGDQWERRA
- a CDS encoding polysaccharide deacetylase family protein; protein product: MITLRRLRRATALCVLGAALAGCGTTEAGRQAPRPAPSAPAAPSPSRTPTLAPGPGGLTPVFEHGPRTDRDKAGAPDGKLVALTFDADMTADQGPRAAAGEHFDNPRLIATLRKLKVPATVFMTGRWAEEYPDEARSIGRDPRFEIANHSYSHYAYTDDCYGLPTVSEDRMRSDLERAYTAFEKAGVANPMPYFRFPGGCYDKAALKELAATGVTAVQWDVVSGDAFATDADAVTRQVLDGVRPGSVVVMHCTRSAAPVTEEVVRAVVPELRRQGYRFVKVSELIGAANTHR
- a CDS encoding FAD-dependent oxidoreductase; the encoded protein is MTQNVQVNGSYWLQTAPGGAPRPALAEDLDVDVAVIGAGVAGLSTAWELARAGRGVAVLEAGRVAAGVTGYTSAKLTAQHTLVYDKLRRTRGPEGARLYARSQSEAIERAAGIVAELGIDCDWETRDAYTYVRDPGRVEELRAEAAAAKEAGLPASFVTETGLPFPVAGAVKVTGQAQFHPVKYLLALAADLEARGGRIFEDTTVQGLDEGEPCRVRTEAGATVTARDVVVATHYPVFDRALLFARLSPRRELVVAGTVDADRDVDGMYITPEENTRSVRTAPLTDPGRRLLIVTGEHFTPGTGDTRERFETLAAWADEHFPGADRTHAWATQDIDPTDTVPMVGPLHQGARHAYVATGFGGWGLSGGMMAGRLLTAQISGEECAWSGLYDPRRLRTAVREAPALLRTQAEVARHFVGDRLRSAPPVEALPPGEGAVVRAGGDRVAVYRDEEGALHAVSPRCTHLGCLVDFNAAERAWECPCHGSRFDTDGKVVEGPATKPLEQRDI
- a CDS encoding peptidyl-tRNA hydrolase produces the protein MSNDPTTPVPAPVSAPDSPFRPEPGDRDLAPQFVLPLVVRIERAAPPPRTDALETAARAVLVMLADERSAGDGEWARAMRDWQDARIRKVVRRARGAEWRRAGALPGVTVTGRTAEVRVFPPVPLDGWPKDLARLQVSGTDLADPEPPLDADPSAPVLWLNPGLDMSAGKAMAQAGHGAQLAWWELSGAERAAWRDAGFPLSVRTADPARWDGLTTGGLPVVRDAGFTEIAPGSCTVVADHPALARIE
- a CDS encoding DUF692 domain-containing protein; protein product: MARLGTGVGWRPEIADVVESMPGIDWVEAVSENLCPGHLPDSLLRLRERGVTVVPHGVSLGLGDARRPDAGRLAALAERAEVLGSPLVTEHIAFVRAGGALTASPPLEAGHLLPVPRTRDALDVLCENVRIAQDALPVPLAVENIAALVSWPGEEMTEGQFLYELADRTGVRLLIDVANLHTNHVNRGEDPAEALAELPLEALAYVHVAGGFERDGVWHDSHAHPVPRPVLDILTDLASRVAPPGVLLERDDNFPAGHELEGEVAAIRTAVAKGRAAGPAATGDRAAPPASRAGAGSGASAGAGAGAGAGAGAGADDAVRQRVGLAQAALLAALVAGAPVPEGFDGVRLGVQARALAGKRADVVAKVAPELPVLLGADYRPAFLAYAEGRPMTGGYRRDALDFAEHLLRTAPGGAAPGVRRAVREWWLERSGPVPRSARPGVRLARATRRVLLGR